A part of Silurus meridionalis isolate SWU-2019-XX chromosome 18, ASM1480568v1, whole genome shotgun sequence genomic DNA contains:
- the golt1ba gene encoding golgi transport 1Ba: MISLTDSQKIGMGLTGFGVFFLFFGMILFFDKALLAIGNILFVVGLAFVIGLERTFRFFFQKHKMKATSFFLGGVFIVLIGWPIIGVVLEFYGFFLLFRGFFPVVIGFIRRIPILGSLLNLPFINGFVERAGESNSMV, from the exons ATGATATCTCTCACTGATTCACAAA AAATCGGGATGGGACTAACAGGCTTCGGAGTGTTCTTCCTATTCTTCGGGATGATCCTGTTTTTCGACAAAGCACTCCTCGCTATCGGAAAC ATCCTGTTTGTGGTGGGCCTCGCTTTTGTCATTGGTCTGGAAAGGACTTTCAGGTTCTTCTTCCAGAAACACAAGATGAAGGCCACCAGCTTCTTTCTCGGGGGTGTGTTCATCGTCCTGATTGGATGGCCTATCATTGGAGTGGTGCTCGAGTTTTATGGCTTTTTCCTTCTGTTCAG GGGTTTCTTCCCGGTGGTTATTGGGTTCATCAGGAGGATACCCATCCTCGGCTCGTTGTTAAACCTGCCCTTCATTAATGGG TTTGTGGAGAGAGCGGGCGAGAGCAACAGCATGGTATAA
- the ldhba gene encoding L-lactate dehydrogenase B-A chain, producing MASVLEKLITSVSSGPAQPPTNKVTVVGVGQVGMACAVSILLKDLCDELALVDVIEDKLKGEMMDLQHGSLFLKTHKITADKDYAVTANSRIVVVTAGVRQQEGESRLNLVQRNVNIFKHIIPQIIKYSPNCTLVVVSNPVDIMTYVTWKLSGLPKHRVIGSGTNLDSARFRYIMAEKLGIHASSFNGYILGEHGDSSVPVWSGANVAGVNLQKLNPAIGTDQDPENWKDVHKMVVDSAYEVIKLKGYTNWAIGMSVADLTESLVKNLSRVHPVSTMIKGMYGINDEVYLSLPCVLNSSGVTSVINMTLTEGEVGQLRKSAETLWKIQKDLKDL from the exons ATGGCCTCAGTCCTGGAGAAGCTCATCACCTCCGTGAGCAGCGGTCCTGCTCAACCACCCACCAACAAGGTGACTGTGGTGGGAGTGGGGCAAGTGGGTATGGCCTGTGCTGTTAGCATCCTACTGAAG GACTTGTGTGATGAGTTGGCCCTGGTTGATGTGATTGAGGACAAGCTGAAAGGAGAGATGATGGACCTGCAGCATGGCAGCCTGTTCCTCAAGACCCACAAGATAACTGCAGATAAGG ACTACGCAGTGACTGCAAACTCGCGCATCGTGGTTGTGACGGCCGGCGTTCGTCAACAGGAGGGCGAAAGCCGCCTCAACCTGGTGCAGAGGAACGTCAACATCTTCAAGCACATTATCCCTCAGATCATCAAATACAGTCCCAACTGCACCCTCGTCGTCGTCTCCAACCCAG TGGACATCATGACCTACGTGACATGGAAGCTCAGCGGTCTTCCTAAGCATCGTGTCATCGGCAGCGGCACCAACCTGGACTCTGCCCGATTCCGCTACATCATGGCCGAGAAACTGGGCATCCATGCAAGCAGCTTCAATGGCTACATCCTTGGAGAGCACGGAGACTCCAGCG TGCCTGTCTGGAGCGGCGCAAATGTTGCCGGCGTTAACCTGCAGAAGCTCAACCCGGCCATCGGGACTGATCAGGACCCTGAGAACTGGAAGGATGTTCACAAGATGGTGgtggacag TGCCTACGAGGTGATTAAGCTGAAGGGTTACACTAACTGGGCCATTGGAATGAGTGTCGCCGATCTGACTGAGAGCCTGGTGAAGAACCTGAGCAGAGTTCATCCTGTCTCCACCATGATCAAG ggCATGTACGGGATCAATGACGAGGTGTATCTCAGCCTGCCCTGTGTCCTGAACTCCAGCGGCGTGACTAGCGTGATCAACATGACCCTTACTGAAGGTGAGGTGGGGCAACTCCGAAAGAGCGCCGAAACTCTGTGGAAGATCCAGAAAGACCTGAAGGACCTGTGA
- the gys2 gene encoding glycogen [starch] synthase, liver, translated as MPLTRSLSMSSLSGLPLWDEEELPVEDLLLFEIAWEVTNKVGGIYTVIQTKSKITADEWGENFFMIGPYYEHNFKTQVEKCEPPNTAVKEAMESITNNGCQVHFGRWLIEGSPYVILFDIGAAAWNLDRWKGDLWDTSGIGLPYHDREANDSLIFGSLVAWFFKELTDRLVDKLRVITHFHEWQSGAGLVLSRSRKIPMATIFTTHATLLGRYLCAGNVDFYNNLDKFDIDREAGDRQIYHRYCLERAAVHCSHVFTTVSQITAVEADHMLHRKPDVITPNGLNIKKFSAMHEFQNLHSLNKLKIQEFVRGHFYGHLDFNLEKALFFFIAGRYEFSNKGADIFLEALSRLNYLLRVHKSDITVVVFFIMPAKTNNFNVESLKGQAVRKQLWDTAQTVKEKFGKRLYEALLRGEIPDMSKILDKDDFTIMKRAIYATQRHTLPPVTTHNVLDDSTDPILSNIRRIGLFNSRTDRVKIVFHPEFLSSTSPLLPMDYAEFIRGCHLGVFPSYYEPWGYTPGECTVMGIPSVTTNLSGFGCFMEEHISDPTAYGIYIVDRRFRSADESCNQLTQFMFTFCQQSRRQRIIQRNRTERLSDLLDWRYLGRFYMHARHLSLSRAFPEQYKIDTLTPPQNQGFRYPRPPSVPPSPSVSLHSTPHHSDAEDEDEDEDEPYDEEQEAERDRANIKSPFTLGAMPKGKKKQPGEYGN; from the exons ATGCCCCTGACCAGGTCTTTGTCCATGAGCTCACTGAGCGGCCTTCCTCTGTGGGATGAAGAGGAGTTACCCGTGGAGGACCTGCTGCTCTTTGAGATCGCCTGGGAAGTAACCAACAAAG TGGGAGGAATTTACACCGTCATCCAGACCAAATCTAAGATCACAGCGGACGAATGGGGTGAGAATTTCTTCATGATCGGCCCTTACTATGAACACAATTTCAAAACACAGGTGGAGAAGTGTGAACCTCCAAACACTGCTGTGAAGGAAGCCATGGAGTCCATCACCAACAATGGCTGTCAG gtgcacTTTGGCCGGTGGCTTATAGAAGGCAGCCCCTATGTGATCCTGTTTGATATTGGAGCTGCTGCCTGGAACCTGGACCGCTGGAAGGGAGACTTGTGGGACACTTCTGGCATCGGGCTGCCATACCACGACCGAGAAGCCAATGACTCGCTCATCTTCGGTTCTCTTGTGGCCTGGTTCTTCAAAGAG CTAACAGATCGACTTGTGGACAAACTCCGGGTAATCACTCACTTCCACGAGTGGCAGTCAGGAGCCGGCCTGGTACTCAGTCGATCCCGTAAGATTCCCATGGCCACTATATTCACGACACACGCTACTCTTCTGGGTCGCTACCTGTGTGCTGGAAATGTAGACTTCTACAACAACCTGGATAAG tTTGATATAGACCGGGAGGCAGGAGACAGGCAGATCTACCACCGCTACTGTCTGGAGCGAGCTGCAGTGCACTGCTCACACGTTTTCACCACCGTCTCCCAGATCACAGCGGTGGAGGCCGACCACATGCTTCACAGGAAACCCG ATGTGATTACACCAAACGGACTGAACATCAAAAAGTTTTCAGCCATGCATGAGTTTCAGAACCTGCATTCACTGAACAAACTGAAGATTCAGGAGTTTGTGAGAGGACACTTCTATGG ACATCTGGATTTCAATCTGGAGAAAGCGCTTTTCTTCTTCATCGCAGGCCGGTACGAGTTTTCCAACAAAGGAGCCGATATCTTCTTGGAGGCGTTGTCCAGATTAAATTACCTGCTTCGG GTCCACAAGAGTGATATTACGGTGGTGGTCTTCTTCATCATGCCAGCAAAGACTAATAACTTTAACGTGGAAAGTCTGAAAGGGCAAGCCGTGCGCAAGCAGCTGTG GGACACCGCACAGACAGTGAAGGAGAAGTTCGGCAAGCGTTTGTATGAGGCCTTGTTAAG GGGTGAGATCCCAGACATGAGCAAGATCTTAGACAAAGACGACTTCACGATCATGAAAAGGGCCATTTACGCAACGCAG AGACACACTCTCCCTCCTGTGACCACTCACAACGTGCTGGACGACTCGACCGACCCGATCCTGAGCAACATCCGCCGCATCGGCCTCTTCAACAGCCGCACCGACAGAGTCAAG ATTGTTTTCCATCCCGAGTTCCTGTCCTCCACCAGCCCGCTGCTGCCCATGGACTACGCTGAGTTCATACGTGGGTGCCATCTGGGAGTGTTTCCCTCTTATTATGAACCCTGGGGATACACACCAG GCGAGTGCACGGTGATGGGCATCCCGAGTGTGACGACTAACCTCTCTGGGTTCGGCTGTTTCATGGAGGAACACATATCTGACCCGACTGCTTACG GGATTTATATTGTGGACCGGCGTTTCCGCTCAGCAGACGAGTCGTGTAATCAGCTCACTCAGTTTATGTTCACATTCTGCCAGCAGTCACGAAGGCAGCGTATCATTCAGCGCAACCGAACCGAGCGCTTGTCTGACCTGTTGGACTGGAGATACCTTGGCCGG TTCTACATGCATGCCAGACACCTGTCCCTCAGCAGAGCTTTTCCAGAGCAATATAAAATAGATACACTCACACCTCCACAA AATCAAGGATTTCGCTACCCTCGACCCCCCTCAGTCCCACCCTCTCCCTCGGTTTccctccactccaccccacatcACAGTGACgctgaagatgaggatgaagatgaggatgagccCTACGATGAAGAACAGGAGGCAGAGAGGGACAGAGCAAACATTAAGTCACCCTTTACTCTTGGAGCCATGCCAAAGGGTAAGAAGAAGCAACCAGGAGAGTATGGAAATTAG
- the kiss2 gene encoding kisspeptin 2, whose protein sequence is MDKDLVRGMMERNPDVVLSEIWKEDSSESGASSLLSILESHRGVWTELHFCFNSLKQTLMHFGLEVTDITESLTWTRFSQQRRRSAQESALSTNIMKLQVLLIFTSVLVAHSASSHVSIPDFGALSEPDREGPDERSTSEDDRICFLLKEKDSESHISCKHRLTRSKFNYNPFGLRFGKRDGRLKTNRSATRKMLPVLLFVRELKEES, encoded by the exons ATGGACAAAGACCTGGTCAGGGGCATGATGGAAAGAAATCCAGATGTTGTTTTAAGTGAAATCTGGAAGGAAGACTCAAGTGAGTCTGGAGCTTCGTCACTGCTCTCAATTCTAGAGAGTCACAGAGGAGTTTGGACTGAattgcatttctgttttaacTCTCTTAAACAAACACTGATGCACTTTGGGCTCGAGGTCACCGACATCACG GAATCTCTCACATGGACTCGTTTCTCACAGCAGAGACGAAGATCTGCACAGGAATCGGCTTTATCAACCAACATCATGAAACTACAGGTTCTGCTCATCTTCACGTCAGTCCTGGTGGCTCATTCTGCATCCTCACATGTCAGTATTCCAG ATTTTGGAGCGCTTAGTGAACCGGATCGGGAAGGTCCGGACGAGCGCAGCACCTCGGAAGACGACAGGATTTGCTTCTTGTTAAAGGAGAAGGATTCGGAAAGTCACATTTCCTGCAAGCATCGTTTAACCCGCAGTAAATTTAACTACAACCCGTTCGGTCTGCGCTTTGGGAAAAGAGACGGAcgcttaaaaacaaacagatcaGCAACAAGAAAGATGCTCCCGGTCCTGCTTTTTGTGAGAGAACTGAAGGAAGAatcataa
- the spx gene encoding spexin prohormone 1 isoform X1 codes for MKSVKMFAAYALLFLLLSSLVSQAYSAPKARFQRRNWTPQAMLYLKGTQGRRFVSVDRNEGDVFDTLHLETQNENTENLSVSKAATVLLNFLQQAKDEGMDNGLFLQDAPVWKRDYF; via the exons ATGAAG agtgtgaAAATGTTTGCAGCTTATGCACTGCTGTTCCTCTTGCTGTCCTCGCTCGTCTCTCAAGCGTACAGTGCTCCaaag GCCAGATTCCAGCGGCGTAACTGGACCCCTCAGGCTATGCTGTACCTCAAAGGCACAC AAGGACGACGTTTCGTTTCGGTGGACAGAAACGAGGGTGACGTCTTTGACACACTCCACTTAG AAACACAGAATGAAAACACAGAGAATCTGAGCGTCTCCAAGGCAGCCACAGTGCTCCTCAACTTCCTTCAGCAAGCCAAAGATGAAG GGATGGATAATGGATTATTTTTGCAAGATGCACCAGTTTGGAAAAGAGACTACTTCTGA
- the spx gene encoding spexin prohormone 1 isoform X2, whose product MKSVKMFAAYALLFLLLSSLVSQAYSAPKARFQRRNWTPQAMLYLKGTQGRRFVSVDRNEETQNENTENLSVSKAATVLLNFLQQAKDEGMDNGLFLQDAPVWKRDYF is encoded by the exons ATGAAG agtgtgaAAATGTTTGCAGCTTATGCACTGCTGTTCCTCTTGCTGTCCTCGCTCGTCTCTCAAGCGTACAGTGCTCCaaag GCCAGATTCCAGCGGCGTAACTGGACCCCTCAGGCTATGCTGTACCTCAAAGGCACAC AAGGACGACGTTTCGTTTCGGTGGACAGAAACGAGG AAACACAGAATGAAAACACAGAGAATCTGAGCGTCTCCAAGGCAGCCACAGTGCTCCTCAACTTCCTTCAGCAAGCCAAAGATGAAG GGATGGATAATGGATTATTTTTGCAAGATGCACCAGTTTGGAAAAGAGACTACTTCTGA